The Mycolicibacterium parafortuitum nucleotide sequence AGGGTGACGCCGCCGGGAGCCTGCGGCGCGTCACCGACCTCGGGGGCGGCATGGCCGTACACGGTCAGCACGGAACGGCGGGTCACCGGTGCCATCCCGACGGTTGCCGCGACGAGGTTGGTGGTGCCGACGGACAACCCCAACGCATCGCTCATGATTCAGGACACCCTAGACCGGTGCCACGGTCCTTCGCATCTGACACGCAAAGGCTCCCGCGTGTGCTCAAATGGCGGCCATGAGTGACATCGACGACATCAAACAGGTGAAGTATCGCTATCTCCGCGCCCTGGACACCAAGCACTGGGACGACTTCGCCGCGACCCTGACCGAAGACGTCGTCGGCCGTTACGGCGAGTCGATCGGCGAGGAACACCACTTCACCAACCGCGACGACCTCGTCGGCTTCATGCGCAATTCGCTCGGCCCGGAGGTGCTCACCGAGCACCGCGTCACCCATCCGGAGATCACCGTCGACGGCGACGAGGCATCCGCGACGTGGTACCTGCAGGACCGGGTCATCGCGCCGGACTTCAACTTCATGTTGATCGGGGCGGGTTTCTACCATGACCGCTACCGCAAGACCGCCGACGGCTGGAAGATCTCAGAGACCGGCTACGACCGCACCTACGACGCGTCGATGAAGCTGGACGCGCTCGAGTTCAAGGTCAAACCGGGTCGCGCGCTGAACATCTGACCGTCACTCGGTGATCGCGATCATCGCGCCCGGCCGCAGCCAGCGCATGATCTTGACCAGTGTCCCGTCGTCGATGGCGACGCATCCGGCGGTCGCGTTGCCCGTCGAGGTGTGCAGGAAGAACGCGCTGCCCTTACCTGGGATGCGTTCTTTGTTCACGCCCATCACCACCGCATGGGCGTACTGCGGGATGGCGAGGTTCTCGGTTCCGGTCCCGGTGGTCGCGAACCGGCAGTTCTCCCGGTCGCACACCTGCATGGTGTTGTAGGTGGGGCTGGCCACGTCGCCGTCCCACCAGTGGTTTCGGCCGACCTGGACGTATTTCAGACCGCTGCCGGGGTCGGGTTGGGTGCCGAACGCGAAGTCGAGGGTGTAGATGCCCTTCGGGGTCATCATCGATCCTTCGAAATGGTTGGCCGACATGCCTTTCGACCCGATCTTGGCCGGTATCCCGACTCCGCCCGCGACAGGTTTCCAGCCCGCCGGTGTGCGCTCCCAGACGTCGAGCTTGGCGTCGGAGCCGCCGGCGCCCGTCACCGCGAGCACCTGGGTGGCCCCGCCGACCTTGGTCGCGAACCACGGGGCGAAGGCCGCGGCCTGCGGGGCCGTCAGCAATGCGGTTGTCGCGACGGCCCACAGCAGGATCGGCACGCGGCGCAGCATGTGCACACTGTGCCACCGGGGACGGCCGAATCCGCGCATCTGCGTAAGTTGGCGTCATGGGGTTTCTGCCTGTGGGGCGTCGTGGTCGTGGCATCCGTCAGATCGGGGAGGGTCTGGGCACGCTGGATCGGGAGGTCTTCGAGGCGATCGCGGGCTCGCCGAGCCCGCTGCTGGACTCGGTGATGCCGCGGCTGACCCGCGCCGCCGACCATTCGAAACTGTGGTTCGCGATCGCGGCGGGGCTCACGGCGTTCGGCAACCCGTCGATGCGGCGCGGGGCGGCGCGTGGTGTCGCGACGCTGGCGGTGACGAGCATCGTGACGAACCAGGGCGCCAAGCGGATCTGGAAGCGGGAACGCCCCAACCGGTCGTTCGTGCCGCTGGCGCGGCAGGCCCGGCGGCATCCGACGTCGAACTCGCTGCCGTCGGGGCATTCGGCGAGCGCGGCGGCGTTCGCGGTCGGGGTCGGACTGGAGAGCCCGCCGGTCGGGCTCGGTCTGACGCTGCTCGCGGGGCTGGTCGGGATGTCGCGGGTGGCCACCGGTGCGCACTATCCGGGGGACGTGCTGGCCGGTTTCGGTATCGGCGCCGGGATCGCGGTGCTGGGGGCACGCATCGTTCCGCCGATCATCGAGACGCGGCTGCCGGGGTCGGAACCGCTGCGGGTGGATACGCCGCCGCGCCCGGAGGGTAAGGGCGTGACGCTGGTGATCAACCCGGCTTCGGGCAGCGGGACCGGCGCGTGGGTGGCCGACGAGGTCCGCGAGGCGTTGCCGTTGGCCGAGATCGTCGAACTCGGCGAGGGCGACGACGTCAAGGCGGTGATGCGGTCGGCCGCGGAGCGCGCCGAGGTGCTCGGCGTGGGTGGCGGCGACGGCACGGTGGCCGTCGCGGCCGCGATCGCGGTCGACACCGGGGTGCCGCTGGCGGTGTTCCCGGCCGGCACGTTCAACCATTTCGCCAAGGACATCGGCTGCGACGCGGCGGCCAAGACGATCCGGGCGGTCCAGGAGGGGTCGGTGTCGTGCGTGGACCTGGTGTGCCTCAACGACGAGCAGATGGTGGTCAACACCGCCAGCATCGGTGCGTATCCGCTGTTCGTGCAGACCCGCGAGAAGCTCGAGCACAAGATCGGCAAGCCGCTGGCGGGTGTGTACGCGATGTTCCACACGCTGCGCCGGGGTGAGCCGGTGCGCATCGAATACGACAACAAGACGCTGCAGACCTCGCTGTTCTTTTTGGGCAACTCGCTTTATCTGCCGACGGGGTTCGCACCGTCGCGGCGCACCCGGATGGACGACGGGCTGCTCGACGTGCGGATCCTGGAGACCGGGAAGCGGTTCAGCAGGCTACGCATCCTGACGGCGTTGGCGCTGGGCCGGCTGACCCGCAGCCCGCTGTATCACGAGTTGCGGGTGCCGGAGTTCACGTTCCGCTCGCCGGACGGACCGACGGTGCTCGCACTCGACGGCGAGGTCGGTATGGAGCTCGACCAGGCAAGCTTCAGCGTGCGGTATCGAGCGCTGCCGGTGTTCCGTCCGGTCGCGTGACGGGCGGGCGGGGCGGCAGGAGCAGCCAGCACGCGACGACGTACGCGTAGCCCAGCGCCCAGCCGGCGACGACGTCGGACGGGTGGTGCACGTTGAGTACGACGCGGCCGGCGCCGATCAGCAGCACCACCGCGACGCCGAGGGCTATCAGCCACCCACGTTTGGCGGGGTCGACGCTCGGAAGCGCGATGACGAGCAGCGCGATCACCGCGACCATCACGCCCACAGCGTGTCCGGACGGGAAGGACGTCCCCCAGGCGTCGACGAACGCCGTGTCGGGCCGGGCGCGGTCGGCGAGGGATTTGGCGATCTCGGTGAGCAGGGCGCTGAGCTCGATGGTGACGACCAGAAACATCGCGAAGCGGACGCGGCGACGCAATAGGGCCACGATGATGAGGACCAGCGCCGCGATCCGGAACGCGCCGGGGCTGAGCACCGTGCAGAACAGGTCCCAGCCGGTCACCCAGCCGGGATGGTCGACGCCGTAGCGGTGTGCGGGTTCCAGCGCGGCGGAGTCCAGGCGCTCCAGCCAGGCCCAGCCCTGCATCCAGCCCACCCAGAGCAGCACGTAGAGCGCAACGGCCACCACCGCGGAGGCGACCAGCGCCTTTCCGTTCGCACGCACCCGACAAGCAGTACCACGATTTCAGCGAGCAAATTTTACGGACAGCACTATCATGGGCGTGTGGCAGCAATAACTCGCAAGCTATTTCATATCGGCAAACTACCCGCCGGGATGCTCGCGGAGGTCGCCACCGAAGGCGTCCTGCACCGGTCCGAATTCTTCTCGGTGTGGCTGAGGTTCGCGGGTCGCGTCCCGGGGCAGAAGGCGACCGAGTTGATCCGGGGCTACGGCGGGGCCCTGGTGCTGACCCAGGAGCGGGTGCTGGCGACGGTGTCGTCGATGCCGTGGAGGGCGGGCCGGGCGGTCGATCAGCCCTGGACGGCGCAGGGGCCCGCGTCGGTCACGGGCACGCTGTCGAAGTCCGGCCTGGTGTTGCGCATCGAGGATCTGTCGCGGGTCGACCCGTTGTTCTCGGGTGCGCTGTCCCTGACGTTCCAGACCACGCTGTCCGCCGACGTGTTGTGGCAGGTGCCGACGCGCACGATCGCGTTCGACGTACCGCCGCTGTTCGTCTACAGCGTTCTCGGGGTGCCGCAGGGCTGAGCTACCGTTCGGACATGGCTGTCTTTCTTCGGAAGCTGTTCCGCATCGGCAAGCTGCCGAGCGCATTGCGTGCCGAGGTGGAGGCCGAGGGAGTGTTGTTCTTCTCGGAGTACGTCGCGGTGACGCGGCGTTTCCGCGGCACCGTCCCCGGGCTGCGGTCCGGGGGCAGCATCGCCAGTTATGTCGGCGCGCTCGTGCTGACCAACGAACGCGTGCTGGGCACGTTGTCGTCGGTGCCCAAACTCGCGGGCCGCACCATCGATCAGCGCTGGGACGCACCGCAGGGCGGGGCGGTCACGGCCGAACTGTCCGAGACCGGACTGACGATGGACGTCGACGTATCCGCCGTCGACCCGCGCTGCTCGGGTGAGCTGTCCCTGCACTACAAGGAAGACATCCCGCGCGATGTGCTGGCCCGGCTCCCCCGCACCACGCTCGCGTTCGACGTGCCGCCGGAGTTCGTGTTCCGCGCCGTCGGCGTGCCGTACCACCCCTAGGGCCGGTCGCGCCTTGTCACCACGGGGGATCATCGTCGCGAAGCTCCAACACGGCCTCGTTCTCGGCCCTTTGTTCGGCGATCCGTCTGACCCGTCCCTGCGCCCGGGTTTCCGTGCGGCGGGGCATGCCCAGTCCCGACGGCCCCAGCCCCGGCGGCGTGTCCGTCGCCGCCACCCGCCGACTCGGCGGGACCACGACCGGCGCGGTGGGTCGGCACAGCGCCGGGAACAGGATCCGGCTGCCGGGATGTGTCGTGAACGTCTGCCCGCCCGGCGCCGTCCACACCACGGCGCCGTCCGGTGACTGGACGCCTCGCCAGCCCCAGAAAGTCTTGAGCAAGTGGTGTTTTCGACACAGAGACGCCAGGTTCGACGCCTGTGTCGGCCCGACCGGATACGGGATCATATGGTCGAGGTCGCAGGCATAGGCCGGCACGTCACAGCCCGGGAATCGGCATGTCATGTCCCGGCACCGTACGAAGTCCGCCAGTTTGGCCGACGGCACGTACCGCGGCTCCGGCGGTGACTCCCCCGGATGGATCAGCGGTCTGATCGTCGCGGTCTGCGCCAGCGTCGCGGCCACTACCGGCCCCGGCACAAGGCCGCCGCCGAGAACGATCGCGGGCGGCGGAACGAGAAGCGCCGTGCTACCCGGCTTTTCGGGCTCGGACTTTTCGGGCTCGGACTTCACAGGCTCGGGTCGCGCACCGTGCAGGGCCACCGGCGTCTGGTCGGTCAGGCTCGCCTCCTCGGCGATCACGTGCACGACGATCGAACCCGTCGGCCGTGGTCTCGTCACGCACTCCTCGGCACCGCACAGACACGGCAGTCGATCCCACTTCTCGGCCATCGCGCGCATCGCGTCCGCGCGCCGTTGATCGAGCGTGCGTGGATCCGCCTCGCACACGCTCTGGGCGATCTCGTCGAGCCGCCGGTCCAGCACCTCACCGTCATGCCCATGTAAGACCGCCTCCACGAAGCACGTCCCCGACCCGTCGGCGGCCGGTGTCACGTCGACGTGCCGGGAGCGGGCGGCGGCCTCGGCGCGCACGACGGCTGCGGGATCGTAGCGATCGACCCAATAGTCGATCGCCGCTTCCTGCTTGGCCTTCGCCAGCGGTCCCCAGTCCGTGATCTGCGCCGCGATCTCGATGTCGATCTTCGCCATCGCCTCGGGATCGGACACCAGCCGAGTGCGCTTCACCACCGACCTGACCACGCGATAGTTGACCGCGCCCGAGGCGAACACCTGGGCGACCCGAGGCAACCGTTCCCGAAGCATCCACGCGTCGAGCAGCTCGTTCGACGCCACGCCGATCGAGACCTGTTGCCATGCGGCCACCTCCGCCGACACCGCATCCCAGTTGTCCAGGCACCACTGGTCGCGCTCGGCGCTGTCCTCATCGGCGAGCTTGCTCGCGAGAAGATCGGCCATGGCCGAGAGCCGGCGCGCCGCGGCAGCGTTCTCCACGCGCGCCCACCCGCCGATCGCCGCCGCGCCCCGCGACCGCTGCGCCGCCTCGGCCAATTCTTCGAACATACGTACGACACTAGTTTCGGCCCGGAGGGGTTGCCAGCGGAAATCCCTCAGCTGTGGATGAATTCGGATCTGGGGATAACCTCCGACGAACAGAGCGCACGGCGGGCGATAGGTTGCCTGTCAGGAGAAGGGACAACTGTGAGCACACCGCACCGGGACAACGTCCTGTTCGTGCACTGGCACGATCTCGGCCGCTATCTCGGGGCCTACGGGCACGCCGATGTGCACAGCCCGCGGATGGACCAACTGGCCTCCGAAGGCCTCCTGCTGACCGCCGCGCACGCCACCGCACCCCTGTGTTCACCGTCGCGAGGATCACTGTTCACCGGGCGCTACCCGCAGAGCAACGGTCTGGTCGGGTTGGCCCACCACGGCTGGGAGTACCGCGCCGGTGTACGCACCCTCCCCCAGTTGCTGTCCGACAACGGCTGGTACACCGCACTTTTCGGGATGCAACACGAGACGTCGTACCCGGCCAAGCTCGGCTTCGACGAGTTCGACGTGTCCAACTCCTACTGTGAGTACGTGGTCGAACAGACCACGCGGTGGCTCACCGACGTGCCCACGACCCCGTTCTTCCTGACCGCCGGATTCTTCGAGACGCACCGGCCCTACCCGCACGACCGGTACGAACCCGCCGACGCCGGCGCGGTCACCCTGCCGGATTACCTTCCCGACACCGGCGACGTCCGGCAGGATCTCGCCGACTTCTACGGTTCCATCGCCGTCGCCGACGCCGCCGTCGGGCAACTGCTCGACACCCTCGAAGCCACCGGCCTCGACGAGAACACCTGGGTGGTCTTCGCCACCGACCACGGGCCGGCGCTGCCCCGCGCGAAATCCACCCTGTACGACGCGGGCACCGGCATCGCGTTGATCATCCGCCCGCCGAAGAACCGCGGCATCGCCCCGAAGCGCTACGACGAACTCTTCAGCGGCGTCGACCTGGTCCCGACCCTGCTCGGCCTGCTCGGGGTCGACATCCCCGACGACGTCGAAGGACTCTCCCACGCAACACAATTGGTGGCCGCCGAGACCGCCGCGGTGCGCGAGGCGGTCTACACGATGAAGACGTACCACGATTCGTTCGACCCGATCCGCGCCGTGCGGACCAAGCAGTACAGCTACATCGAGAACTACGCTCATCGACCGGTGCTCGACCTGCCGTGGGACATCGCCGACAGCGCCCCCGGACGTATCGTCGCGCCGCTGGCGGCCGGGCCGAGGCCGGAGCGCGAGTTGTACGACCTCGTCGCCGACCCGACCGAGTCGCACAATTTGCTGACCGACAGCATCTCCGATACCGCCGAGAAGGTCGCCACGGAGCTGTCGCTGCTGCTCGACGAATGGCGTCAGAAGACCAACGACGTGATCCCGTCGGAGTTCGCCGGAACCCGGATCGCGGAGCGCTACACCGAGACCTACCGGCGCATCCTCGGACTCGAGTTGCCAAGTCGCTCAGCGGAAGCCACTCGTCGCGGCATCACCGAGGAGCATGGCGGAACACAATAGTTCTGCTCACCCTGATCGTAATGCCAGGTGGTGCCGGCCCGGGAACTTGCGGTTAAGCTCTCGCGCATGTCAGCCACTCCGACGGCGTATCTGGTGATCGCTTCCCAGCGCAGCGGCAGCACGTTGCTGGTGGAATCTCTGCGGGCCACCGGCGTCGCCGGTGAGCCAGGAGAGTTCTTCCAGTACCTGCCGAGCACCAGCCAGTCGCCGCAGCCCAGGCAGTGGTTCGAAGGCGTCGACGACGAATCCATCCTGCGGCTGCTCGATCCGCTCGACGAGGGCAAGCCCGACCTGGCACCCCCGGAGATCTGGCGGGACTACATCCGCACCGTCGGGCGCACCCCGAACGGCATCTGGGGCGGCAAGCTGATGTGGAACCAGACTCCGCTGCTGCTGCAGCGCGCCGAGGGGCTGCCCGACCGCTCGGGCACCGGCCTGCTGTCGGCGATCCGCGACGTCGTGGGCAGCGATCCGGTGCTGATCCACGTCTACCGTCCCGACGTTGTGTCGCAGGCGGTTTCGTTCTGGCGCGCGGTACAGACCCGGGTGTGGCGCGGGCGGCCGGACCCGGTGCGCGATGCCCGCGCCGAGTACCACGCCGGCGCCATCGCGCACGTGGTCACGATGCTGCGCGCTCAGGAACAGGGCTGGCGGAACTGGTTCGCCGAGGAGAACGTCGCACCGATGGACGTTCCGTATCCGGTGTTGTGGCGCAACCTGACCGACGTCGTCGCATCCGTGCTGGAGCAGATCGGTCAGGATCCGCGGCTGGCTCCCGCGCCGGTGCTGGAGCGCCAGGCGGATCATCGGTCCGACGAATGGGTAGACCGCTACCGGGCCGACGCCGAGAGGGAGGGGCTACCGACGTAAGCAAGCACCGCTACTCAACCGGCACCGCGGGGGCGTCACTTCACCTGTGCGACAACGAAGATCCGCCGGAACGGGAAGAAGGTGATCCCGTCCGGGCGGGCGGGGTAGGCGGCGGCCAGCGCGGGAATCAACTCGGCGCGGAACCGCGCCCAGTCGGCATCCGAGAGCATTGCGCGCACCGGCCGCAGCGTGGTGCCGTGAATCCACTCGAGTACCGGGTCACGTCCGGTCAGTTCGTGCACGTACGTCGTCTCCCACGCGTCGACCCGGCATCCGGCGTCGGTCAGCAGCGCGGCGTAGTCCGGCGCCGACCGCACCACCTCGGACGTCTCGAACGGGAAGCCGCGCAGCACATCCGCCCACCGCGGGCTCGTCACCAGATCCCGGACCGCCCGGTGAGACGGCGCATCGAAGTTGCCGGGCACCTGGAACGCGATCCACGACCCGGTCTCCAGTTGTGCGGCCCAGCGCGCCAGCAGGCCGGGATGCTCGGGCACCCAGTGCAGCGTCGCGTTGCTGACCAGCAGGTCGGTGTCGGGTGCGGGCACCCAGTCCCGGACGTCGCCGACGCGGGCGTCCAGACCTCGGCTCCGCGCGGCGTCGACCATCTCCGGCGAGGAGTCGACCGCCTCGACGACCGCACCGGGCCAGCGCTGCGTGAGCGTCTCGGTGAGATTTCCGGGGCCGCATCCCAGGTCGGTGATCCGGCGCGGCGCTCGCACGCCGACGCGCGCGAGCAGGTCGTAGAACGGCCTGCCCCGGTAGTCCGCGAAGGTCAGGTACACGTCCGGGTTCCACATGTGGCCAGTCTGCCGCGCTAGGCTGCCGAACGTGGAGCCCAACAGCGTGGAAACCGACGGTGTGCCCGCTGACGTGCCGCCCATCCCGGTCCCCGATGTTCCCGGCGAGGACGCCGGCGCGGGCGGGCTCCCCCGCCGCGTCGACCTGACACTGCGCCAACGCCTGATCGTGGACTCCTCGGCGGTCGCCGACCTGGCGCTGCGCACGTCGATCGCGTCGCTGCTGAGCGCGACGATGGTGCCCTCGCTCGCGCAGGCGCTGCACAAGTCGGCATCCCGGACCGAGCAGGAGCACCTGCGGTTCTACGCCGAACTCGCCGCGGCCAAGGATCCGGAGTTGTCGTTCCCGGCGCCGCAGGACCTTCCGCGGGTGTCGTCGCGGCCCGCCAACCCGGTCGCCGAATGGGTCGCGCACGGAAACGTCCGCAACATCCGCTTCGACAGCAGCTTCCGCGCCGTCAACCCGGCGCTGAGGGACCAGTGCGCCGGCTTCGTGCGCAACAACGTGGTGCATGCCCAGCACTGGCGCCACGACGACGGGCCCCGTCCGACCCTGTGCCTGATCCACGGTTTCATGGGTTCGGCGTACCTGTTCAACGGTCTGTTCTTCTCGCTGCCGTGGTTCTACCGCAGCGGGTACGACGTGATGCTGTACACGTTGCCGTTCCACGGCCGCCGCGCCGAGAAGCACTCGCCGTTCAGCGGCCACGGCTACTTCGCCCACGGCATGCCGGGTTTCGCCGAGGCCATGGCCCAGGCCGTGCACGACTTCCGTTCGCTGCTGGACTATCTCGAGTTCACCGGCGTCGACCGCATCGCGCTGACCGGGATGTCGCTGGGCGGCTACACGTCCGCACTGATCGCCAGCGTCGACGACCGCATCCAGGCGGTGATCCCGAACGTCCCCGTCGTCACACCGGACCGCACGGTGGACGAGTGGTTCCCCGCGAACAAGGTTGTCGCGCTGCGGGACTGGATCGCACGCACCGACACCGAACTCGTCGACGCGGCGACCATGTACTCGTCACCGCTGAACTACCGGCCCATCCCGGCCAAGGATCGCCGGCTGATCATCGCCGGTCTCGGGGACCGGTTGGCGCCGCCCGAACAGGCAGAGTTGCTGTGGAAACACTGGGACCGCTGCGCGTTCCACTGGTTCCCGGGCAACCACGTGCTGCACGTGAGCCAGCCGGATTACCTGCGGCGGATGACGCGCTTCCTGGCGCCGTTCATGTTCGACTGAGCTCGGGCACCCGCGGAATCCCCGGCGCCGGTTGCGCGCTCAGCCGCCGGTCGGATTCGGGACTCAGCGCGGTCAGTGCGACACGATGCAGACCCCGCTCCGCGGTCAGCCCGGGGATCGGCGCCTTGGCGCCGGGGCGCTGGTCGGTGCGCAGCGCGCACGCCGCCGCCGTCTCGGGATGCGCACGGGTGCCGGTGAGTTCGACGGCGGTCCATACCTCCGCCGCGTCGACGGACCGCAGCGCGTCCAGGGTCTCGGCGAGCGTGCCTGCCGCGACGCGGTATGCGGCCAGATGACCGCGCCCATCGGACACACCGCGCCAAGTCTCCTTCGCATCGTCGCCGATGAGCACCGGCGGGGACTCGTCGAAGGACACCTGCCAGCCGAGCTCGCGGAGGTGGTCGGCCAGCCTGCGAGCGGCCAGGTGTGCGGTGTCGCGCAACGGGATCCGCGCCGAACGTGCGGTCAGTGCGGCGATGTTGTCGGCCGCGCCGAGGGTCAGGCTGACCCAGGTGGAGCGGGAGTCTCCGAGGTCGCGGTGGGTGACCCGGACCTTGTCGAGGCGGATGCCGTAGCGGTCCAGATAGCCGGCCAGCAGCGGATACGGCGGCTCGCTGTCGACCCGCAGCACCACCGTCGCGTACTCGCCGGACCGGGCGTCGGCGCTCCGGCGGCGGCCGGTGAGCAGTGCGATCCGGCGGGCGACGATCGTCGTGACGAAAAGCCCACGCCACCAGGCGAACAGGATGACGACCGCGGCGACGGCCGCGCCGAGCAGCCAGCGTTCGCCGGTGGTCTGCCACGGGTAGGCCATCACCGCCGGGATCACGAACAACGCGGCCAGCGTGAGCCGGACGATCATGACTGTGAGTCCTTTCGTTTCGCGCGCAGACCGACCACGACCAGCACGGCCAGCGCCAGGGCGCCGGCTCCGGTGAACGCGACGATGCGCGGCAGGAGTTCGGCGGGCTCGTCGGTCCGCGGTGCGGCGACCTCGCGCACCGCGGCCGGATCCACGTCCGTCGCGGGCACAGTCCAGGTGAGCGCGGCCACCGGATCGACGGTGCCCGCACCCACCAGATTCGACGGGGACCGGGCGGCGCCGCTGGCGGTCGCGGTGAGACGTTCGATCACCTGCGGTGCCGTCAGATCGGGAAAACGGCTGCGCACCAACGCCGCGGTGCCCGCCACGTAGGCGCTCGCGTAGCCGGTGCCGCCGACCGGAACGAGCTGCTGCTCGTTGCCCGGCAGCGCATTGACGGGTCCACCGGCCTCGTCGTTGCCCACCGACACGACGTCCTCACCGGGGGCGGCGATGCCGACCCAGGGCCCGGCCATGGTGAACGACGACGCACGGCCGTCGGGTGCGAGCGAACCGACCGACAGCACGTACTGCTGCCACCAGGCTGGGACGGACAGATCGGTGACCCCGGACCAGTTACGGGGATCCGACGGTTGCGCGGGGTCGCCGAGCGGATTGGACCGACAGCCCGAGAGGCCGTCGGTATCGCCGGCCGCCGCGACGATCACGGCGTCCTTGTCCACCGCGGCGTAGCGCAGTGCGGCCCCGAGTTCGCTCTGGTCGATCTGCGCCGCTGCGGGGATACAGACCGGATTCGAGACGGTGATCACCCGCGCACCCGCATCGGCGGCTCGCACGACCGCGCGGGCCAGCGCCCTGATCTCGGCGGTTGCGCGGGTCAGTGCCGGGTCCTCGCCGGGATCGCTCGGTGAATAGCGCGGCGAGCCCTGACGGATCGCGAGGATCCGCGCGGCCGGCGCCACGCCCGAGAAGCCGTCCTCACCGGGTTGTCCCGCGATCAGGCCGGCGACGAGCGTGCCGTGGCCGTCACAATCGGTCAGCCCGTCACCGGATCCGACGTAGTCGCCGCCGGGGTCGACGTTGGGCAACCGCGGTCCTGGCGTGACGCCGGTGCCGATCACGGCGACCAGTTGATCCCTGCCGTCGCTGTGCCGCCGCGCCTCGGCCAGCCCGAGCGACAACTGGTTCGGGCTCGGCGCGGCCACATCGGACCCCGGCAGCACCCCGGTGGTGACGCACGGGTTCCGTTGTGTCATCGGCACCACCGCCGCCGACGAGCTGGGCGGCGTCGCGTCGGCATCGACCTCCGGCGGTG carries:
- a CDS encoding alpha/beta hydrolase family protein encodes the protein MEPNSVETDGVPADVPPIPVPDVPGEDAGAGGLPRRVDLTLRQRLIVDSSAVADLALRTSIASLLSATMVPSLAQALHKSASRTEQEHLRFYAELAAAKDPELSFPAPQDLPRVSSRPANPVAEWVAHGNVRNIRFDSSFRAVNPALRDQCAGFVRNNVVHAQHWRHDDGPRPTLCLIHGFMGSAYLFNGLFFSLPWFYRSGYDVMLYTLPFHGRRAEKHSPFSGHGYFAHGMPGFAEAMAQAVHDFRSLLDYLEFTGVDRIALTGMSLGGYTSALIASVDDRIQAVIPNVPVVTPDRTVDEWFPANKVVALRDWIARTDTELVDAATMYSSPLNYRPIPAKDRRLIIAGLGDRLAPPEQAELLWKHWDRCAFHWFPGNHVLHVSQPDYLRRMTRFLAPFMFD
- the mycP gene encoding type VII secretion-associated serine protease mycosin; amino-acid sequence: MGSLIRSSAAAVAVTAAVLVTGGPSAGAITPPEVDADATPPSSSAAVVPMTQRNPCVTTGVLPGSDVAAPSPNQLSLGLAEARRHSDGRDQLVAVIGTGVTPGPRLPNVDPGGDYVGSGDGLTDCDGHGTLVAGLIAGQPGEDGFSGVAPAARILAIRQGSPRYSPSDPGEDPALTRATAEIRALARAVVRAADAGARVITVSNPVCIPAAAQIDQSELGAALRYAAVDKDAVIVAAAGDTDGLSGCRSNPLGDPAQPSDPRNWSGVTDLSVPAWWQQYVLSVGSLAPDGRASSFTMAGPWVGIAAPGEDVVSVGNDEAGGPVNALPGNEQQLVPVGGTGYASAYVAGTAALVRSRFPDLTAPQVIERLTATASGAARSPSNLVGAGTVDPVAALTWTVPATDVDPAAVREVAAPRTDEPAELLPRIVAFTGAGALALAVLVVVGLRAKRKDSQS
- the eccE gene encoding type VII secretion protein EccE; protein product: MIVRLTLAALFVIPAVMAYPWQTTGERWLLGAAVAAVVILFAWWRGLFVTTIVARRIALLTGRRRSADARSGEYATVVLRVDSEPPYPLLAGYLDRYGIRLDKVRVTHRDLGDSRSTWVSLTLGAADNIAALTARSARIPLRDTAHLAARRLADHLRELGWQVSFDESPPVLIGDDAKETWRGVSDGRGHLAAYRVAAGTLAETLDALRSVDAAEVWTAVELTGTRAHPETAAACALRTDQRPGAKAPIPGLTAERGLHRVALTALSPESDRRLSAQPAPGIPRVPELSRT